The genome window AGGTCGACGAAGGTCCCCGGCTCGTCCAGGCGCAGCTCGCCCCCCTCCAGGTCAAGCTCCACCCAGAGCGAGCTGGCCGCGCGGTGGAAGATGGAGCGCGGGTCGGCCCACTCGCCGCAGAAGCGCCGCAGCCGCGTCCACCCGGGCCGGTCGGCCAGCGGGGCGGGAAGCGGGATGGCGTGGTTCACGCCGGCCAGGATCTCGCGCCCCGGCTCGCGCACGTGCAGCACCGCGTCGACCCGCGCCGCGCCGGCGTCCAGCCGGCACTCCAGGTACAGCTCGTCCGTCACCGCCGCGGGGATCTGCGCCAGCGCCGCGCGCAGCGCTTCCCGGGCGCGGGGGCTCGCCAGCGCGGGGGGAAGGTGCGGCTCCAGCACCTCCAGCGTCTCCGACAGCGGAGCGCGCACGAACCCGTCCCCCCCCGGCGCGGGGCGCCGCCGCGCGCGTGGCGCGGGGGCCTTGGGAAGCTCCGAGGCGGTGAGGTGCATTCCCTCCCCCCGCTGCAGGCCATCGGACGAACCGCACGGCCGGTTGGGATCGGCAACGGGCGTGCCGGATTGGACGAAATGGGCAACCCCTTCTCCCGCTTGCGGTTGGCGTTCCCCCGCAGGCTGTTCGCTCGGGCGGGGCCTAGAGGCGGCGGGCCGCGGGTAGAGCCCCACGTCTATCCGACACGCGCCTGTCCCGGGCGGTGGTACACGCCGTGCAGCCTCCTTCGCCCCTCGCACGAGCGGAAGGAGACGGGCCCGTAGCCAAAGGAGGGACGATGTCGATGGACTCGCTGAAGGACCTGTACGTGGAGCAGCTGCGCGACCTGTACAGCGCCGAGACCCAGATCCTCAAGGCGCTGCCGATGATGGCCGAGCGGGCGCACAACCCCGAGCTGAGGAGCGCGTTCCTGGAGCACGAGCGGGTGACGCACGACCAGGTGAAGCGGCTCGAGGCCATCTTCGACGGGATGGGCGAGAAGCCGGGCGGCCACCACTGCAAGGGGATGGAGGGGCTGCTGAAGGAAGGGCAGGAGATGGTGAAGGAGAAGGGCGACCCCGACACCATCGACGCGGGGCTGATCGCCGCGGCGCAGCGGGTGGAGCACTACGAGATCGCCGGCTACGGCTGCGTGCGCACCTACGCCGACCGGCTGGGGATGGCCGACCACGCGCGCACCCTGCAGCAGACGCTCGACGAGGAAGGCGACACCGACCACCGCCTGACCGCGCTCGCCGAGACCATCATCAACCCCCGCGCGCAGCAGGGAGACGGCTACCGCTGATCCGGCTGTAAAGGATCTCACGCAGAGTCAGCAGGGTCAGCAGAGGAACTGCGGTTTTCTCTGCTGACCCTGCTGACTCTGCGTGAGATAATCTTCTTCGAATCTCGGAACGAGAAGGATCTCTGCGTGGGAAATCTCTTCAGCTGTCGTCGTGCGCGCGGTGGCGGAGGTCTTCGAGGGTAGCGATGTCTTTGCGCCAGACGGTCTTGAGCACCGGGTGCAGGTCCATGTAGCTGCGCAGCCCGTCCACCAGCGCGTCCAGGTTCACCCCCGCGAAGTCGTCCTCGAACGAGGCGTCCTCCCGCGCGGAGCCGTTCGCCTCCCCGGGCGCGGCGCCGTCGCCGGGGGGCGCGGTGCCGAGCCAGACCACGTTGCCGTCGGGATACTGGATCCCCAGCCGCTCGCCGTCGGTGGCGTAGCTCACGGCGCCCTCCCACGGCATCACGTCGCGGACCTCGCGGCCGTCGGCGTCGGTGCGCGGGAGGTAGAAGCGGTCGGGGAGTCGGATGGCGCGGGCGGTCATGGGCACGGCGATGGCTCGGGTCCGC of Longimicrobium sp. contains these proteins:
- a CDS encoding ferritin-like domain-containing protein — translated: MDSLKDLYVEQLRDLYSAETQILKALPMMAERAHNPELRSAFLEHERVTHDQVKRLEAIFDGMGEKPGGHHCKGMEGLLKEGQEMVKEKGDPDTIDAGLIAAAQRVEHYEIAGYGCVRTYADRLGMADHARTLQQTLDEEGDTDHRLTALAETIINPRAQQGDGYR